A section of the Salmo salar chromosome ssa05, Ssal_v3.1, whole genome shotgun sequence genome encodes:
- the LOC106604436 gene encoding lysosome-associated membrane glycoprotein 2 isoform X1, with translation MFWCAFVVLFLALGNELHLSHATEVSVNNTENKLCLYANLMVNFSVTYEVGVNKSETVLFVLPENVTTEGSTCKNTTSTLKLGFGDGHSWAVEFTKDNKTYQVDSIVFTYNLNDSSVFTNSTSNETKSVTAKPRITNVGVDTYYSCKSENVQRVESVTQTLYDVTLQAFVTNGSKSDTDTVCAADLTSTTVAPTTTVTTTAAPTSTPTLPTPTTGNYSIAPDFNSTACLMATFGLRIGFKQGDKVETINLVPSATNVSGACGVNSSNLTLTSDTIKIMFTFSNDSKKFHLHALNVTVKPATGAAVVAVNTNMSIWAAAVGSSYMCNKEQTLTVTETLTLYTFKLRVQPFGVEKGEFATAEDCRDDTTGSWIVPTAVGVALAVLVLIVLIAYFIGRKRNQGSSYEHF, from the exons ATGTTTTGGTGCGCGTTTGTGGTTTTGTTCCTGGCTCTTGGAAATG AACTCCACCTGTCACATGCGACTGAGGTGTCAGTCAACAACACAGAGAATAAATTATGCCTCTACGCCAATTTGATGGTCAACTTCTCAGTCACCTATGAAGTTGGTGTAAATAAG AGCGAAACGGTTCTTTTTGTACTGCCTGAAAATGTGACAACAGAAGGGAGCACCTGCAAAAACACAACATCAACATTGAAACTCGGTTTTGGGGACGGGCACAGCTGGGCGGTTGAATTCACTAAGGACAACAAAACGTACCAAGTAGATTCCATTGTCTTCACCTACAACCTCAATGACTCAAGCGTCTTCACCAACTCTACATCAAACG AAACCAAGTCTGTGACAGCAAAGCCAAGGATCACCAACGTGGGTGTGGATACCTACTACTCCTGCAAGAGCGAAAATGTCCAGAGAGTAGAGTCTGTCACTCAGACACTGTATGATGTTACTTTACAGGCGTTTGTGACAAACGGCAGCAAAAGTGACACCG ACACTGTATGCGCTGCTGACCTAACCTCCACCACTGTGGCGCCCACCACGACCGTTACCACCACAGCTGCCCCCACTTCTACCCCTACACTGCCCACACCCACCACTGGAAATTACAGCATTGCACCCGACTTCAACAGTACAGCCTGCTTAATGGCCACCTTCGGCCTGCGGATCGGCTTCAAGCAAGGAGAC AAAGTGGAGACCATCAACCTGGTGCCCAGTGCGACTAATGTGAGCGGGGCCTGTGGGGTCAACAGCAGCAACCTCACACTGACATCGGACACAATCAAAATCATGTTCACTTTCAGCAAC GACAGCAAGAAGTTCCACCTGCACGCTCTGAACGTCACAGTGAAACCAGCCACTG GGGCGGCTGTCGTTGCAGTCAATACCAACATGTCCATTTGGGCTGCGGCGGTAGGCAGCTCCTACATGTGCAACAAGGAGCAGACATTAACTGTCACCGAAACGCTCACTCTCTACACGTTCAAGCTTCGCGTCCAGCCCTTTGGGGTTGAAAAAGGGGAATTTGCTACAG CGGAGGATTGCCGAGACGATACGACAGGGAGCTGGATCGTTCCTACAGCCGTCGGGGTTGCTCTGGCTGTGCTGGTCCTCATTGTATTGATCGCATATTTCATTGGGAGAAAAAGAAACCAGGGCTCTAGCTATGAGCACTTCTAA
- the LOC106604436 gene encoding lysosome-associated membrane glycoprotein 2 isoform X3 gives MFWCAFVVLFLALGNELHLSHATEVSVNNTENKLCLYANLMVNFSVTYEVGVNKSETVLFVLPENVTTEGSTCKNTTSTLKLGFGDGHSWAVEFTKDNKTYQVDSIVFTYNLNDSSVFTNSTSNETKSVTAKPRITNVGVDTYYSCKSENVQRVESVTQTLYDVTLQAFVTNGSKSDTDTVCAADLTSTTVAPTTTVTTTAAPTSTPTLPTPTTGNYSIAPDFNSTACLMATFGLRIGFKQGDKVETINLVPSATNVSGACGVNSSNLTLTSDTIKIMFTFSNDSKKFHLHALNVTVKPATGAAVVAVNTNMSIWAAAVGSSYMCNKEQTLTVTETLTLYTFKLRVQPFGVEKGEFATAHECSLDDTSILIPVIVGAALACLILIVVIAYVIGRRKTYVGYQTL, from the exons ATGTTTTGGTGCGCGTTTGTGGTTTTGTTCCTGGCTCTTGGAAATG AACTCCACCTGTCACATGCGACTGAGGTGTCAGTCAACAACACAGAGAATAAATTATGCCTCTACGCCAATTTGATGGTCAACTTCTCAGTCACCTATGAAGTTGGTGTAAATAAG AGCGAAACGGTTCTTTTTGTACTGCCTGAAAATGTGACAACAGAAGGGAGCACCTGCAAAAACACAACATCAACATTGAAACTCGGTTTTGGGGACGGGCACAGCTGGGCGGTTGAATTCACTAAGGACAACAAAACGTACCAAGTAGATTCCATTGTCTTCACCTACAACCTCAATGACTCAAGCGTCTTCACCAACTCTACATCAAACG AAACCAAGTCTGTGACAGCAAAGCCAAGGATCACCAACGTGGGTGTGGATACCTACTACTCCTGCAAGAGCGAAAATGTCCAGAGAGTAGAGTCTGTCACTCAGACACTGTATGATGTTACTTTACAGGCGTTTGTGACAAACGGCAGCAAAAGTGACACCG ACACTGTATGCGCTGCTGACCTAACCTCCACCACTGTGGCGCCCACCACGACCGTTACCACCACAGCTGCCCCCACTTCTACCCCTACACTGCCCACACCCACCACTGGAAATTACAGCATTGCACCCGACTTCAACAGTACAGCCTGCTTAATGGCCACCTTCGGCCTGCGGATCGGCTTCAAGCAAGGAGAC AAAGTGGAGACCATCAACCTGGTGCCCAGTGCGACTAATGTGAGCGGGGCCTGTGGGGTCAACAGCAGCAACCTCACACTGACATCGGACACAATCAAAATCATGTTCACTTTCAGCAAC GACAGCAAGAAGTTCCACCTGCACGCTCTGAACGTCACAGTGAAACCAGCCACTG GGGCGGCTGTCGTTGCAGTCAATACCAACATGTCCATTTGGGCTGCGGCGGTAGGCAGCTCCTACATGTGCAACAAGGAGCAGACATTAACTGTCACCGAAACGCTCACTCTCTACACGTTCAAGCTTCGCGTCCAGCCCTTTGGGGTTGAAAAAGGGGAATTTGCTACAG CCCATGAATGTTCACTGGATGACACCAGCATCTTAATCCCAGTCATTGTTGGTGCAGCCCTGGCCTGCTTGATTCTCATTGTAGTGATTGCTTACGTGATTGGTCGAAGGAAGACCTATGTGGGATATCAAACCCTCTAA